DNA sequence from the Cucumis melo cultivar AY chromosome 6, USDA_Cmelo_AY_1.0, whole genome shotgun sequence genome:
aattctactgattcatccaactcaatttgttcacatgtcaaagcaaccaaagaatACAAGCTGACTCGCATATCTATCAAAATTCTGAACACTaagtaattctcataaacattgcagccattccattgacctccataagaaacaataataggaatagacattctaatctagaaaagaagaaaatataattaagtatttagatgtaataaaagaatactaaacgatcatgcaaagaagttaataaatactaaactaTCGTTTAACACCAATAGACGATCGTATGTAATAAATAAAATCATCATATAGAATAAGctatagacgatcgtttaaagacactgATTGTTTAAACCACCGTATTCAATTTGATACACCATCATTTAAAGATACTGATTGTTTAAACCATTGTATTGAATtagatacacgatcgtttaaagacgctaatcgtttaaacaatcgtattgaatttgatacacgatcgtttaaagacgctgatcgtttaaacaatcgtattaaatttgatacacgatcgatTAAAGACGctaatcaaacaaaatattgaaaatttttgtgttcataaagatgaatgatcgtgttcatataacaaaacgattggttgtatattgttaaacgatcatgttgatagaggtaaacgatcaagtaattcaatgaaaattatcctgaaaaacttcaaactatcaattttcataatgaaatacacaattcttacagtgattcttaaaagttcaaaacgaaaaaaaaaaaacccttaaattCTTACAAGCAACAGAAAACTCAAACGATATTCATactaaaatataaattcttaaatcaacgtaaacagtaatcaaaatcttcaacgatcttcataacTAAATGCAGGATGTCTTACAGTAATacctacatattctaaacattctatcttcacgtcgaaatatataattctgaacgaaattttataatcaactaaatagttcaaagaaaaaacaatatttagaatactcaccgAAAACTAAATAACTGAGACGATATTAACAAAGCAATATAcacgatcttgattgtccaatatgacaagaagagaaacgatgttatcgaagatgatggatatgagagcgaatgttgtcgaaaattacgaaaaagacaaagaatatcaagatgaaagatatataaaagacgaaATGAATAACTGGAAAACGAAAATCATGAAAAAattgggaagaagaagaaaatcatatTGGAAAGATCGTTATAAAAGATTAAGAGCAAATAAGGAATTCTGAAAAGATAATTTGCGTTAATGAGCTTGTTATacgagccgtaaatagtttatagttttgttacatttatgtaagttttttaaaaaaaaagaaacataaacatTATTGGAGTGCTTAGACCTATAAATTGATTATTACTTTTGACTGTAAATATATGACTATATAAATTAATGAGTGATTGTTGTAATGATAAAGAAGTGATTTCTTAAATTACACATCTAGCTATGGTATTAAACTTATGTCCGCATCTCAATATTTCTACATTTCTAGAGATTCAAAATCTACATAATAGTTGGATCGacattttcattatatattgTAGAAATAAAAGGTAAACAATGAACTGTcactaatataaatataaagaataaataataaatgtcAATGTGAGATGGATTCAATGTTATTCCCTATTCTActcaaagaaaataaataaataaataaataaataaacatgttAACTTATATCAAAATGATAAACCGTTTATGTTTATATaccaataatttatttttaaaaaatttgttttacgatttttctaaaaatatccGTTGCATCGATATTTCATTGACACGTCCATCTACATTTCTATACCATGAAGAGCATTTTAAACCTTATTAATAACATCAATTAAAGctaaaaagttcaaatttaTTATCAACCCCTCGCACAAAAAATATGGTAAGTTGATGATTTCAAAGACTGTTAATTAGTTATAATTAGTATCATTATCTCAAATCAATGTCTGTTTAGCAATGAATCATTCAACTAATTTAATTAGACATTACAATCTAAAACATGATAGCATAACCCATTTGTTTAGCTACAATATACACACTCACTTATGTTATACCTTAATTAGTGTTTGAACCAATTATTTGGTACCAAATAAAACATCTAGATAACCATGGAAATCAATTACCAGAATCTTGATAACATATATCTAAGAATCATTGATTCAAACCTCTGAAGTTTTTTGTTAAACCTTAGTGATATGTATATTTTGTTAGAGTAACGAACTACTAAAAAAAGACAAATTAAGGCAAAATGCAACAAGTGTTCATGTTTGAATAATGTCCAAATTTAGGTATATAATCAATTAACTGAAAAGAAACCTCTTTCGCAACTATCTTAGCTTACATCTAAATCTTTCTCTTTTGTCTTTggtcttgttttctttttttccccttGACGCGTTGTTTGGTTATAGGTAACTGCTTGTCTAGCAAACCAAATTGGAAAGTTTGCCAACTTCGAAACCAAATAGcataaagttttttttcttttttcttcgtCTTCTTGCTCTTCCTTCTTATCTTCTCTGTGTTTAATTATTACctgaagaataagaaaaaaaaaaaaaaaaaaagaacaagaagaagaagaggaagaagaagatggaatCAAAACAAGGCATGGAATCGAATTCGGAGTTCAATTTGACAACTGTAACTTGTACATTTCATCCACCTTTCGTAAACTCAGATGGTTTGTGGACAAACATTAATAGGCATGAATGGTGGCTCAACAATTCCTTGCCTCTCTTGGAGTTACAATTGGTTTTGTTCTGTTTTTTCATGGCAATTATTCATTTTCTTCTCAAGCGCTCTGGCGTCTCCAAAATTTCTTCTCAAATCATTGTATGTACAATTTCCCATTTCTTGTCtaattatttgatatatatacatataatactAACTAACATCTGGTTTGATATTTCCAATGGAAAACAGACTGGTTTGATATTTGGCTGTTCATGGGGCAAGTTGGACAAAGGAAAGTTCAAACTTTTTAGAGTAGAGAGTGAAGAGATCTTAGGATTGTTTTCATATTTTGCATACATGCTGTTTATGTTCATAACAGCGGTGAAAATGGATGTGAGCATGACAATGAAAACAGGGAAAAGAGCATGGATTATTGGACTACCTTCAATTCTTATGCCTCTAACTTGTGGTCTTTTGGTGAGTTCTTTTCTACTAGAAGGGCTAACAATTTCAGAGATAAGAAAGCTACCTTTAATGGTTTCAATGCAAAGTATGATCTCATTTCCAGTCATTGCTTGTCTTCTTAATGAACTAAAGATTGTAAGCACAGAACTCGGTCGTTTAGGGCTGTCCTCGGCATTAGTTGCAGACATGTTCAGCCAATGTGCAGTAGCCATTGCGAACCAAATAAGAATATCAAGAAAGAATGCTGGAAAAGGGTATTATTCAATTGGAGGATTATGCGTGCAGGTGTTTATGGTATCATTTTTGTTCAGGCCTGCAGTGCTTTGGATTATGAAACAAACACCAGAAGGGAAGCCAGCGAGTCGCGGTACAACTCAAACAGTTTTTCTTGTGGTTCTTCTTTCTGCTGTTACATCTACTTTGTTGGGACAGCCAGCAGTTGTTGGACCTTATTTGTTGGGATTGTCACTTACTGATGGAGGACCAATGGGATTCTCTCTTATTGAGAAATTGGAATGCTTTGTTTCAGACTTTTTCATGCCTGTTTTTGTGATTACTTGTGCTTTACAGGTTGATCTGTCCCAGATATTATTAGTTGCAGTTGTGGATGATTTTACGAGAGTTAACATCATTCTTGCATTTGTAACTTATGTCACCCAATTCTTCTGTACCTTTCTTACTTCATTGTATTGCCAGTTGAGCTTTAGAGATTCCTTGATGCTATCTCTCATTCTCGGTTCCAAAGGAGTTGTTGAATTGTCCTTCTGCACACTTTTCACTGAATACAATGTATTCTCTCTTCCTcccctttcttttttccttctttctcttcACCGCAGTTAATTACAAGTTTAAAGACTTATTAGAAAAATTATATTccaagttttaattttttttcttttagttgttaATAGTGTTAAAACCTTCTTGTGCTTTTTTGTTCTGTTTGCAGATTATAAGTCGGGGGATTCTAGCATGGTTCACAGTTTTCTTATTACTAATTGCAACCTTTGTGCCAATAATGTTGAAATGCTTGAATGATATTTCAAAGTTACAAGCTAGCAATCAGAACAGGAACATCATGCATTTGAGCCAAAACTCAGAGTTCAGAGTCCTTGCTTGTGTTCACAAGAATGAGAACATCTATGGCTTCATTCATCTTCTCAACATCTCATGTCCAACACTAGAAAATCCGGTTGCGGTTTATGCTCTCCATCTGATCGAGTTGGTGGGGCGAACGACTCCGGTTTTCATTTCTCATAGAATAGAAAACAAGCCAATTGGAGACCAAACTTACTCAGAAAATATGCTACTTTCATTTGACCACTTTGAGAAGGATAATTCAGGGTCAGTTTATGCTGAATGCTTCACTTCAATCTCACCACACAAGTTCATGCACAATGACATATGCAAATTAGCAATGGACAAGATCACATCTCTCATAATATTGCCTTTCCACATAACATGGACAAGTGATGGACTTATAGACCAAGAAGACAACACAATGAGGAATTTGAATTGCTGTGTGATCGAGAAAGCGCCTTGTTCAGTAGCCATCTTAGCAGATAAAGGGCATTTAGGGAGCATTGCTTCAATGGCATCTTCAGGAGTGAAATGTGAGTATACGGTGTGTGTGATATACATGGGAGGGAGTGATGATAGAGAAGCAATTTCATTTGCAAAGCGCTTAGCAAAGGACATAAAGATTGAACTAACAGTATTGAAACTTGGGAGTTCTGTGGAGGATAATGGGACAAGTAAATGGGAGAAAATGCTTGATTCAGAAGTTATTAAAGATTTCAAAATGACATGTTTGGGAGATGGGAGAGTGAAATTTTTAGAGGAAGTGAGTGAAGATGGACCTCAAACAGCATTGAGACTTAGAGAATTGGTAAATGATTTTGATCTTATGATTGTAGGAAGAAGAAAGGGAATGGAATCATCACCTCAAACTTCTGGTCTCAGTGAATGGAATGAATTTCCAGAGCTTGGAATTCTTGGGGACTTGATTGCATCACTAGATATCAATACAAGAACTTCTGTCTTGGTAATACAACAACAGAAGTAACATTACTCATAACCTAATACATTAAACCTTTCTAGATAtgtatgatatatatatatatatatatatatcatgtgCAGCTCAAGTCTTCTTTTGGATCCCCCCCTCCTAAGTTCATGATCCATTTTTTTGCAGTGTTGTTCTAACTTTGTACTCTGTCtagatgatttatttttttcattatctgtacattttgattaatttaatgtaccaaaaaatgacaaattattCAATGAGACCATTGATGTCACAATGTGTAATTGTCTCGTAATAACTGTTGATGTGGATAAGAAAATCTGCACACTTTCTAATACTCATTACATATAGAATTTTGGCATACTTTTCTTTCATACATCTAATGGTAGAAAAAATGGCTAATAATCATTGTAACGATTTAACTTTTCAACTTAAGTTGAGGTCACTATTTATACAAAAATgattaacattttaaaacttaaaaactaTACAAAGTTTAACTCATCTTATTAAATaaggaataaaaataaaaacaattgacGTAGAAAGCCAAATATTTAGCAAAATGCATTAAAAAATCACTAAAGAAATAATTTATTAGGCACCCTAATTgaaacataaaaagaaattatgaatttaaaataaaactatcaataggttaaaacattaaaaaataaaataggtAGTGGAAGCATCATCATGATAGTTCCAATGGTAGCATCACGAGTTCTTTTCCCTTGTTGGCTTTCTTTTAACTCGTCTTTTTCTGAAGGGTGCATACATAAAATAGTCGGAAAGGGACCACAACTTGGTTCACTAGGTCATACTCTTGTACTATAAAGAGTAGTGATTTCGTAAGATCGATTACATCATCAATCAAAAGTGAATCCGAGGATGCACTTATTTGTTAACGCATTTCAAACCAACTCAATACATAATCAATCTTAATCTTACTCAGGTCGTGAATCCAATAGTAAAACCCTTGCCTCAAATTTGAGTTTAAATCCTTTGCTTCTTATTTCAAGTTCTAAATCAACATCCTAAACATAATACCTTTACTTTAATAATTTTATCCATCAAAATCATTAGTTAAAATATTACCTCTAATAGCTTACCAATTTGTTATTGAAATCCCAATCCTGGTCTTGTTGGAAAATCCACAAATGaatttgttgaaaataaaataattttcctcTAGCTTTGCAAagattctttaccaatctctaTAGCTTGGAAAACGTCTTGTAAGAATAATGTGAATGGAAAATACCTTATCATTTTATAATGGGGAGAGACAATCAATGGATGATGGACAGGAAACCGGTTGAGGGAGAGAGATACTCGgtaaatttgaaacttttttacTAAGATGTACAGAAGAAATCTTTTAAATActttaatatttgaaaaagatGTAACAAACTTCCCCTTTTGATAAAGGATGAATAGTTTTCTTTGTATGGGCAACATTTGATGATCTTGAATATCAAGATCTTGAATAACACAGAAAGCAAACTTCAAAACATATCTCTTCAGATAACACAAGTCTTCAAAATAAACAAGTCTTCATTAATCATCCCAAaaacaaacattaaaatttCCAATAACCATATAAATATTTCCAACTATCAGCCGCTCAACCAgtagcaacaacaaaagctttCTCTCCCTTTGTGAATAAAACATAAAACTCAACTTTAGCAGCATTTCTAGAAGGACTAGATGATGAAATGATATAATCATATTTTTCCTTCTTGAAGTCATATGGTATATATCTTTTTAAAGATAAAAGATACTTAAAAAGATCCTAAAATAAGGATGATCTTTTATCTTTccttaaatataaaagaaaatattttgtctttgtttaaataaaaagaaactattttaaaatttttagaaaatgtaaCTGAATTTATGTAATCTAAGAAAGTTATGAATATCTAATAATATTCCactataatttaaaatattcataatAGTCCTTCTTTAGATGttcattttatataaaataaatgtctcGTTAAAACCTTCTAGAAAAAAACATGGTGAGAAAAATCCTAGTGAAaaaaaagagtacatcattttatatactttaataacTCTCGCTAAAAACCTTGCTTGGAAAAGACAATGGAAATTAACAAGCATAGTCAAGGGGAAAAATATCGTATTATCTCTACTCCCTCAGATGAGTACATCACTTAAGTTGTTCGAGTTGTCGCATTTATCATGTTGTGCTCTGGCTTTTTCAAATGTTGGTGTCGCTAGTGCCTTTGTAAATAAGTTTGtcaagttgtcttttgaagaattttgttaaatattgatGTCGTCATTTGATGCTTTGTCTTCATATAAGAACATTAATTTTCTAAGTCTTGAACATCATCTATATTTCAACATGATTTAAAGTAGTTGTTCAAATTTACTTCAGAATTGAACCTGCATTTTCATAACCAACTAGGATCACAATTAGACctattatattaaaataaattaatgtgagcgaattcttaaattaaacataacatAGTTTTATTCTACTCAAATATCTTTAGAGACATATTGTTTGtatgtaacaaaattattaaaatactaCAGTAGTGTATACGTTAGCACTACAAGAAAGAACATGTTCTCACGCACAAAATGTCTGTCGGAAGAGAGAAAGAGTATCTCCCTACGGGCTCAAGCAGTTTTGTAATATGGCGTACGCGGCTGTTAGAAGGCatacgtagttttttttttttttatttctatgtaTTCTTTTTCGAACATTTACTATATTATGTACTTTTTCGAACATTCGTAaacatatgaaaaaaaattcggatttggtattttatataactatttactaatttattgctTATTTTTCTATAGTTTGATTCAATTTAAGTTGAATTAGAATCGAAAAAGAATAATACGATTGAATaaaaaacatttcaaaaaattaaaaatacttatttttaaaatctttcccGACGCAGCATATGCGTTGACAATTGGAAATCGTTCTGACGCACTTAGAATAGCGTCAAGACAACAGTTTTTGACGTTGCATCAGGATGATGTCGGGGAACGTCGTTTTTTGACGTCATACCAATGTCAGCAATAGGACATCGAGAGACATTCACTCCCGACACCATGCTGGTAGCGCGTTGGGAATGATCTCCCGATGCATTGCTCTTGACAGGCTTCTCGATGTCACTTTCTGCGTTGAGAAATCAATTCCCAAAGTATTTTAGTCGACTCCGACGCTTTAATGCGTCGGAAATACCCCGACTTGTTATAGTGGCAATTGAAGTTAAGAGAGAAGTTAGAAGAGATGATGAAGGATATGAAGCCAATGATTTTTAGAGGGCAGAGCTATATTATTTGAGAGGGGGACCCTATTGAGCAGATGCTATTGTTCATGAAAGGTATAGGATTGACATTTAGCAAGAGCACTGAAACTAGAACAATGATTAACGCTTTTGGAAAAGGTGATTTGTTTGGGGAGCAACTACTGAATTAGGTAGTGAGAAATCTTCCTATATCTGAAATTCCTTTGTCCAAATGTACTCTTAAGACACAGACCCAAATGGAAGCATTCGCTTTTAAGGCTATTGATCCACAATATCATACCAAGTAGGATACAAATACGTATAGGTTAAGTTAAAGTTTAATCTCCCTTGAACTTTATGTTTATGTTCCTATGTTATAAACTAATTTAAGACGATCAGGAAAAGTACTTATTTGCATTTTTGGACAACCCAACATCTATCCTTGGACATCTTATCAAATTTTTCAATctgctctaataccaattgaaaaagtagaataaattattttactttttaggTTGTTACTTTAGTTAATGTTAGATCGTTAATTAAGGGAACAATGAGTAAAATAAACATTGATAATCCGCTGCGATGAATATCAACTACTCCGTAGCTTTTGAGCTCAAATAAAGAGATATATTAATCAAGATTTAAATAAGTACAATATTATAAGAATGTTATATATATACCTCTATATTAATTTAGATGACGCTACCCTAGATACTATATATGACTTCTATATTTAAACCTTTTGAAGATATCAGACTCCCTTGATTTAGATAATTGAAATATCCAATTATTAAAGTCTTCTTTTAATCTCTTATCTTCATGCATCTTGGATTGATATGGAAAAGAAATCTTTAGAGATTTACGGTTTAAAGGGATTTGTGGATTTGGTCTTTAAAGATTTTGGTTAAAGATGTTgatgttggaatttgtgtcctaaaactcgtactttgttattttatttaataaaatttattattgaatgtcataatcttaaaaaccaataaatttaggtCTCGAGACTATTTTATTGAGTTTATCAAAtgcacttgaactttatgttaagacataaacatggattaagttcaatttaatagcccaaatagtttatagtgtatgaataaggttgggcaccttattcaggataaacactatggatgcggcccacttcgtagttagtacaaatgatgtaatcctgaattgttcatgtagagacatgggagtgggggcgtcctatgtaaatggtttacataagactgtaaccacgaagtagtcacttttagttataacaccgtaaactataaactgactattttaattatgatgacctaggcaacttgatcttaatcctgagctaactatgaacttctgttcatttggtagtattcttagatctgcataggtgagggcagctcaatatccctggcctaataagcctcccattttagag
Encoded proteins:
- the LOC103485746 gene encoding cation/H(+) antiporter 4-like; its protein translation is MESKQGMESNSEFNLTTVTCTFHPPFVNSDGLWTNINRHEWWLNNSLPLLELQLVLFCFFMAIIHFLLKRSGVSKISSQIITGLIFGCSWGKLDKGKFKLFRVESEEILGLFSYFAYMLFMFITAVKMDVSMTMKTGKRAWIIGLPSILMPLTCGLLVSSFLLEGLTISEIRKLPLMVSMQSMISFPVIACLLNELKIVSTELGRLGLSSALVADMFSQCAVAIANQIRISRKNAGKGYYSIGGLCVQVFMVSFLFRPAVLWIMKQTPEGKPASRGTTQTVFLVVLLSAVTSTLLGQPAVVGPYLLGLSLTDGGPMGFSLIEKLECFVSDFFMPVFVITCALQVDLSQILLVAVVDDFTRVNIILAFVTYVTQFFCTFLTSLYCQLSFRDSLMLSLILGSKGVVELSFCTLFTEYNIISRGILAWFTVFLLLIATFVPIMLKCLNDISKLQASNQNRNIMHLSQNSEFRVLACVHKNENIYGFIHLLNISCPTLENPVAVYALHLIELVGRTTPVFISHRIENKPIGDQTYSENMLLSFDHFEKDNSGSVYAECFTSISPHKFMHNDICKLAMDKITSLIILPFHITWTSDGLIDQEDNTMRNLNCCVIEKAPCSVAILADKGHLGSIASMASSGVKCEYTVCVIYMGGSDDREAISFAKRLAKDIKIELTVLKLGSSVEDNGTSKWEKMLDSEVIKDFKMTCLGDGRVKFLEEVSEDGPQTALRLRELVNDFDLMIVGRRKGMESSPQTSGLSEWNEFPELGILGDLIASLDINTRTSVLVIQQQK